The Medicago truncatula cultivar Jemalong A17 chromosome 4, MtrunA17r5.0-ANR, whole genome shotgun sequence genome includes a region encoding these proteins:
- the LOC11434248 gene encoding cytochrome P450 72A15: protein MENLGTLLSSLNLQPTKVAIITVITSVLIWWIWSALDWIWFTPKRIEKRLKQQGLKGNSYRLMVGDIRDMVKMIKEAKSKPMDPYSNDIAPRVLPFVVHTIAKYGKSSFMWLGPRPRVFIMEPDKIKEMTTKVYDFQKPDTSPLFKLLASGFANYDGDKWAKHRKIVSPAFNVEKMKMLIPIFCHSCDDMINKLDQVVSSSNGPCELDIWPFVQNVSSDVLARAGFGSSFEEGKRVFQLQKEMISLTMTLFKFAFIPGYRFLPTYTNRRMKAIDLEIRTSLMKIINRRLKAIKAGEPTNNDLLGILLESNYKESEKGNGGGGMSLRDVVDEVKLFYLAGQEANAELLVWTLLLLAKNPEWQAKAREESFQVFGNENPDFEKIGQLKIVSMILQESLRLYPPVIMLSRFLRKDTKLGDLTLPAGVELIVPVSMMHQEKEFWGDDAGDFKPERFSEGVSKATNGKVSYLPFGWGPRLCIGQNFGLLEAKIAVSMILRQFSLEFSPSYTHAPSFIITLQPEHGAHLILHKL, encoded by the exons aTGGAAAACTTAGGAacattattatcatcattaaaTTTGCAGCCAACAAAAGTTGCAATCATCACTGTGATTACTTCAGTGTTGATATGGTGGATTTGGAGTGCACTGGATTGGATTTGGTTCACACCAAAAAGGATAGAGAAACGTCTCAAACAACAAGGTCTAAAAGGAAATTCATATAGACTCATGGTTGGAGATATTAGAGATATGGTTAAAATGATCAAAGAAGCTAAGTCTAAACCTATGGATCCTTACTCTAATGATATTGCTCCTCGTGTTTTGCCTTTTGTTGTTCATACTATTGCTAAATACG GGAAGAGTTCATTTATGTGGCTTGGTCCAAGACCAAGGGTATTCATAATGGAACCAGACAAAATCAAAGAAATGACTACTAAGGTTTATGATTTTCAAAAACCTGACACAAGTCCACTTTTCAAGCTTCTAGCATCAGGCTTTGCAAATTATGATGGAGACAAATGGGCCAAACACAGAAAAATTGTTAGCCCAGCATTCAATGTTGAGAAAATGAAG ATGTTGATACCAATATTTTGCCATTCTTGTGATGATATGATCAACAAATTGGACCAAGTAGTGTCTTCATCAAATGGGCCTTGTGAGTTAGATATATGGCCTTTTGTTCAAAATGTTTCAAGTGATGTCCTAGCACGTGCAGGCTTTGGAAgtagctttgaagaaggaaaaagagttTTTCAACTTCAAAAAGAAATGATTTCACTTACAATGACCCTTTTTAAGTTTGCTTTCATCCCAGGTTACAG gTTCCTGCCAACATATACCAATAGGAGGATGAAAGCAATTGACTTAGAAATAAGAACATCACTAATGAAAATCATAAACAGAAGGCTAAAAGCAATAAAAGCTGGGGAACCTACTAATAATGACCTATTAGGCATACTTTTGGAATCAAATTATAAGGAATCTGAAAAAGGTAATGGTGGTGGAGGAATGAGTTTAAGGGATGTAGTTGATGAGGTGAAGCTGTTTTATCTGGCAGGGCAAGAAGCAAATGCAGAATTGCTTGTTTGGACTTTATTGTTACTTGCCAAGAATCCTGAATGGCAAGCAAAGGCAAGGGAGGAATCTTTTCAAGTGTTTGGTAATGAAAATCCAGATTTTGAAAAGATTGGTCAacttaaaatt GTATCAATGATTCTACAAGAAAGTCTAAGGTTATACCCACCAGTTATTATGCTATCTCGATTTCTTCGCAAAGACACAAAACTCGGAGACCTAACACTTCCTGCAGGAGTAGAACTCATAGTACCTGTATCAATGATGCACCAAGAGAAGGAATTTTGGGGAGATGATGCTGGAGATTTCAAACCAGAAAGATTCTCTGAAGGAGTTTCAAAGGCAACAAATGGCAAAGTTTCTTACTTGCCTTTTGGATGGGGTCCAAGACTTTGTATTGGACAAAACTTTGGTTTATTAGAAGCTAAAATTGCTGTGTCTATGATCCTTAGACAATTTTCTTTAGAGTTTTCACCTTCCTATACTCATGCTCCTTCCTTTATTATTACTCTTCAGCCTGAGCATGGTGCACATCTCATTTTGCATAAACTTTAG
- the LOC11431381 gene encoding UDP-glucose flavonoid 3-O-glucosyltransferase 7 encodes MGTESKPLKIYMLPFFAQGHLIPLVNLARLVASKNQHVTIITTPSNAQLFDKTIEEEKAAGHHIRVHIIKFPSAQLGLPTGVENLFAASDNQTAGKIHMAAHFVKADIEEFMKENPPDVFISDIIFTWSESTAKNLQIPRLVFNPISIFDVCMIQAIQSHPESFVSDSGPYQIHGLPHPLTLPIKPSPGFARLTESLIEAENDSHGVIVNSFAELDEGYTEYYENLTGRKVWHVGPTSLMVEIPKKKKVVSTENDSSITKHQSLTWLDTKEPSSVLYISFGSLCRLSNEQLKEMANGIEASKHQFLWVVHGKEGEDEDNWLPKGFVERMKEEKKGMLIKGWVPQALILDHPSIGGFLTHCGWNATVEAISSGVPMVTMPGFGDQYYNEKLVTEVHRIGVEVGAAEWSMSPYDAKKTVVRAERIEKAVKKLMDSNGEGGEIRKRAKEMKEKAWKAVQEGGSSQNCLTKLVDYLHSVVVTKSVELN; translated from the coding sequence ATGGGAACAGAATCCAAACCATTGAAAATCTACATGCTCCCATTTTTTGCACAAGGACACTTAATCCCTCTTGTAAACTTAGCTCGATTAGTAGCATCCAAAAACCAACATGTAACCATCATAACAACACCTTCAAATGCTCAACTCTTCGATAAAACAATCGAAGAAGAAAAAGCCGCCGGCCACCATATCCGCGTCCATATCATCAAATTCCCATCAGCCCAACTCGGTCTACCTACCGGCGTTGAAAATCTTTTCGCTGCTTCCGATAACCAAACTGCCGGTAAAATTCACATGGCTGCTCATTTCGTTAAAGCGGATATTGAAGAGTTCATGAAAGAAAACCCGCCTGATGTGTTTATTTCGGATATCATCTTCACCTGGAGTGAATCCACTGCGAAAAACCTTCAAATTCCACGGCTTGTTTTTAACCCGATTTCAATTTTCGATGTTTGTATGATCCAAGCTATACAATCTCATCCCGAATCTTTTGTTTCTGATTCGGGACCTTATCAAATTCACGGTCTACCTCATCCTCTTACACTTCCCATTAAACCATCACCAGGTTTCGCTAGACTCACAGAATCACTTATAGAAGCTGAAAATGATTCTCATGGCGTGATCGTTAATAGCTTCGCTGAACTTGACGAAGGTTACACAGAATATTATGAGAATCTCACCGGACGGAAGGTTTGGCATGTGGGACCAACTTCTCTAATGGTGGAAATTCCCAAAAAGAAGAAAGTAGTGAGTACTGAAAATGATTCCTCTATCACGAAACACCAGAGTCTCACTTGGCTCGATACTAAGGAACCAAGTTCGGTTCTTTACATTAGCTTCGGGAGTTTATGTCGTTTATCAAACGAACAACTTAAGGAGATGGCTAATGGAATCGAAGCGTCAAAGCATCAATTCCTTTGGGTGGTTCATGGAAaagaaggagaagatgaagataatTGGTTACCAAAAGGTTTTGTAGAGAGGatgaaggaagaaaagaaaggaatGTTGATTAAAGGATGGGTTCCACAAGCGTTAATATTGGATCATCCATCGATAGGCGGATTCTTAACGCATTGTGGCTGGAACGCGACCGTGGAAGCAATAAGTTCCGGAGTACCAATGGTTACAATGCCCGGATTCGGGGATCAATATTACAACGAGAAATTGGTGACTGAGGTGCATCGCATTGGCGTGGAAGTTGGCGCCGCGGAGTGGAGCATGTCGCCTTATGATGCTAAGAAGACAGTGGTGAGAGCTGAAAGGATAGAGAAAGCTGTGAAGAAATTGATGGATAGTAATGGTGAAGGTGgagaaataagaaaaagggctaaagaaatgaaagagaaagcaTGGAAAGCTGTTCAAGAAGGTGGATCATCGCAAAATTGTCTTACAAAACTTGTTGATTACCTTCATAGTGTGGTAGTTACCAAATCAGTGGAGCTAAACTAG
- the LOC11432304 gene encoding F-box/kelch-repeat protein At3g23880 — MTRIPLDLVAEILCQLPVKFLVQLRCVCKSWNTLISDDSSFVKKHLHVSTTKCKHLLACTWISPPLPEFRMMSYPLTSIFTSEPTLLECFSPIPPDTLVGSCDGLLCFSVNKDLVLWNPSIRKFKKLPSLEQVVTNCAFGYDPFIDTYKVVSLSSYSCESDGIDGTPMKVFRTQVNIYTLDTHSWKRINDFPSIPLNGLSEGIIVSGTVNWFAYSTASGDFSRVIVSLDLGKECYQEISEPNYDEKPIYLTLGMMRDCLCIFSYSHSFTDVWLMKEYGNKESWIKLIHLPYFGDHDSHDDNIHYQKIYGQKILYIFEDENDVLLVVNKEFKKWKWVVCDSKNYTIKSFKIQKDFGWLESKVYVESLISP; from the coding sequence ATGACTCGTATTCCGTTGGATCTTGTGGCTGAAATCCTATGTCAACTCCCAGTGAAGTTCCTTGTACAACTCCGCTGCGTATGCAAATCATGGAATACTCTAATCTCAGATGATAGCAGTTTCGTCAAAAAACACCTTCACGTGTCAACAACCAAATGCAAACACCTCCTCGCATGCACATGGATCTCTCCACCGCTACCGGAGTTTAGAATGATGTCTTATCCACTCACCTCAATTTTCACATCTGAACCCACACTCCTTGAGTGTTTTTCGCCCATTCCTCCAGATACCCTCGTTGGTTCCTGCGACGGTCTCCTTTGTTTCTCTGTTAATAAAGATCTTGTACTTTGGAACCCTTCCATAagaaaatttaagaaattaCCCTCTTTGGAACAGGTTGTAACTAACTGCGCATTTGGCTATGATCCTTTTATCGATACGTACAAGGTTGTTTCTCTTTCCAGCTATTCTTGTGAATCTGATGGAATTGATGGCACTCCCATGAAGGTTTTCAGAACTCAAGTTAACATTTATACTCTAGACACTCATTCATGGAAAAGGATTAATGATTTCCCTTCCATACCCCTCAATGGTCTCTCTGAAGGAATAATCGTCAGTGGCACAGTAAATTGGTTTGCATATTCTACTGCATCTGGTGATTTCTCGCGTGTCATTGTTTCTCTTGACTTGGGGAAAGAGTGTTACCAAGAGATTTCAGAGCCTAACTATGATGAAAAACCCATTTACTTGACCTTGGGTATGATGAGGGATTGCCTGTGtatattttcatattctcaCTCTTTTACCGATGTTTGGCTCATGAAGGAATACGGAAATAAAGAGTCTTGGATTAAATTGATCCATCTTCCTTACTTTGGTGATCATGATAGTCATGATGATAATATTCACTATCAGAAAATTTACGGTCAGAAGATATTATACATTTTTGAGGACGAAAATGATGTATTGCTCGTCGTCAACAAAGAGTTTAAAAAATGGAAGTGGGTTGTTTGCGATTCTAAAAATTATACTATAAAGAGTTTCAAGATTCAGAAAGACTTTGGTTGGTTAGAATCAAAAGTCTACGTTGAAAGTTTGATATCACCTTAG